AAAACTACATGGATTTAACTCACCTGTGCACTGTTTTTCAGCTACTGTATGCTGCAGAGTTAATATGAGATCATTTTTTAAGTCAAAAGgctttaaataaaagcaatttgcgatgtatatttatattgcagTAGAAATAAAAGCAGACCAATAACGTTAGGTGTTTGATATTAAACGAATGACCTTTTAGATTTTGTAAAGTTAATGCAGTTACGGGTTCACTCTGTGCTCATCTATTACCGcctaatgctgaaaacaaatatatCATCCTGAGTGAAGGCTGgactattttgtttattgttccaCTGAAAGCAGACGACACAATATCAACTGCTCGGGGCAATAATAAACTCAACGTTAGACGCGACAGTAGATCTCTCTCCATTGATAATATCTCGTCTGTTTGTTACAGCAGCTTCTCTGTGGCCTCAGACATGTCGTTTCATTTCTGTGTTCCAGAAAGAGCTGCTGTTGTCACGGTGACATGCATTATAAATGAATGTGGCCGAGACTCGGTTCAGGCTACATTGTGTAGACGCCACGTTTGAATACTATATTTTCATATCTGTTCTGGCGAGATAGACGTTCAGAAACTGGATTAGTCGAGGCGTTAATTCGCAGAACATCAGTTCATGCAGAGGCTGTTTATGCGGCGTTAGGACCCTGGGGACTCGATCACAGCCACGGAGCAATTTGCATGCGTTTGTTCTGCAAGGCAAACACTGGTGTATGAGTGAAATCTAAACCACCGGAAGATCGAGGAACAGAGTCGCACACAAGCTTTTTGGTGTAGGATCGTTATCGTGATGGGAAGCTTTCAGTCTTTGCCGGATGACCATCAATATCATACCTTGTCACAGAAGACAGGATGTAAGTTTAAACCTCTTGGTTACTGTAGATGTCATAAGATCCAATTACACTTATTATGTGCCACGTTTGACAGGCGCAACACCATTTAATGAGGAAGCGTCATGTGTCATGGTGTAGTGACATGTAGTGTAAATATCTTGTCAGAACTTGCACATTTATGTGGTACTGGTAGAGTTGACAGCTACTGTACTGCCTAATGTATGTATGAACATTTAGACTATTTATTGGAAGCCAGCAAGTTCATAATGTTTCTCTTTGGATATTGGTATTCATAATTGGGGGGGAAAATGATAACGAAActgaatgtttgtaaaatgtgCTAAACCTTCTTTCACCTCTACAGACCAGTTttgtgaccatggaccacaaaaccatgtTGCACCTATATATTTTAGCAATAAAGTTAGCCAAAAAACATTGTATGGGTTcaaatgatttttcttttatggtcaaaattaataaaatattaattaaagttCAGTTTCCATGAAGAAATGTTGTAAATGACCTACAGTAAGTATATCTAAACTCAATATTTTGTTCGCAATATACATTGCTAAGCACTTAATTTAGATAACTTTAACGGTGATTATATCTGTATTAGATTAATTTCTTTGAATCATTCTGTTTTTATCatatagttgtatctcagccataTATCCTAACCTAACAAACACATCAATGGAAAGCCTATTTATTCATCTCACGATAACGCATATATTTAAATTCCCCCAAATTAtgcttatgactggttttgtggtcacaaTTAGTTAGACAATAGGTATTGATTCCACCCATCATCTTTTACacactcatgttgttccaaacccatacGACAGAAGGTATTATCAGTCTCTAATGTCACCTTCTgggttccacagaagaaagcatGTCATTTGGGATTGGAGCAGCATGATggtgagttaatgatgacagaatgttgtaTTTTTGGGTGATGCCTTCAAGATTGCTGCATCGCTCACAATCATTCATAATTTAGTTAGAATAGTCATACACAAtagctatgtgtttgtgtgtgtatgtgtgtgtgtgaagcatctTGGAGAAGTTTCAGCTGTTGTTTCACTTCACACATTGTGCATGCATGGTGCCAGCTGGTGAGTCATATCACCTCCATTCTTCATGTTCTCTTTCAGTTTCACTGGAGCAGATCGGAATCCTCCACAATCGCTTTAAGCAGCTCAGCCAAAATGAGGAAACACTACGGTAATCTTCAAgaggttgttttttgtttgggaGATGATTCTGCACAACGGTTTTTAAGAAACAGATCTAATCAGTTATTGTGGCGTCTGAAGTCTACAAATATTTCTTATGCTTGTTTAATGGGTCTGCTTGGGTACTTTGTTTAGCTTTTCAACATTTTACGTAAATATATGAAAGAATGAAAgactaatgtgtatttatatctatatatatgcatagttaatgtcagaattattagcccctcttagattttttatgttttaaatatttcccaaatgatgtttaacagagcaaggaaatgttcatagtatgtctgattatattttttctactggagaaagtcttatttgttttatttcggctagaataaaagcagtttttaattttttaaaagccgttttaaggtaaaaattattagcccctttaagattttagtatacagaacaaaccatcattatacaataactagcctaattaccctaacctgcctagttagtctaattaagcatttaaatgtcactttaagctgaatataagtgtcttaaaatatctagttaaatacaATGTGCTTGTCCTTTGTGTGTTAAccttaattttttgttttcatttgaagGAGAGATGATCTTAAAACAATTCAAGACCTTGAAAGCAACCCAATTCGGTCCCAGATTATAGAGGCTTTCTTTGATAAAAGGTAATTTTTTTAGATGCTGTGTTGAGGtcaataaatatatctttttGGTGTCTATTTATATTACATCTACAAAAGGGATTTTACTAGTAAATTTATATAGAGTGTAATTGTATTATAAAAGTATCTAATTTAATAACCTTTGTTGATATTTGTCAAATTATGAgataatactttacaataaggttgtattagttaatgttatgcAATGCAtttattagttaatgaaaatacagttgttcattgttaattctTGTTAACGCACAGTTCATTAAAGTTAACAAGTAGGAATTTAGATGTCattatgcattagtaaatgttgaactatgattaataaatgctgtacaaatacAAGTATTTTCAtgcttagttcatgttagtaaagtgATAAACTATTAAaaccctattgtaaagtgtgaccaataatgttcagttcagttactTTAAAATGAGTCTGCATATTTTGGCCTGCTCATATTAAAAGATAGAAGAGAATAAGTGATCATGCTAAAGTGTATTCTACtttaaattactgaaatatcTTGCTGACAGATTGGTAAAACTTGAAAGATTGTGTCAAagtttaaagattaaaaatgtcaataattagTATTTTATGCTTAAATAGCATGTTATATTTCATCAAacgattcttgttctaaatatgcttgACAAGATTTTTTGTACATAGATTATTGTTACATTGAATGATATTTCAGTGCAAATCGATTGTAAATCTtggttaaaaagaaaaaaaaaataaatgaacaggaCACTTTCAAGTGTCAGTGTAGGTGGCTAAGACTCCATTTAAAGGATGCGAAACTACACCCTCACAGTGAAGGGAAGCTTTTCactgtctgtgtctgtgttttttaCCCTGTGTGATGCGGCTAGCATCATTAGGAAAGGTGGTTTAGGTCAGGGATTCCTAAAATTTTCAGGccacaacccccaaaataacaataccAGTGACACGTGAACCCCAATTTttttgaggtggttataaatatataaactttgcacacaacagtgcacacataccaataggcccaatattcattgtttgattttggagaacgccactcggagaccatcctccatgctCATTTGTggcctatatttatttttaatgtatgtgcaGTAAAGGTGTAAGAAAGCTTAACCTGGtgtcataaaatcaatctgctgcatctggcGCTATTGCTGtgtatttaatataacataatcaccccaggggtaacaaaaaaatcaaaggctgatggctttttatttgcatgttgatttTTACTGTTtcttattaacatgttaacaatgttactattaactaCCATTTTATTCTTcaggataaaatatggtaattctaacagtttaaaaaataaattcgattATCGTCCCACGACCCCCCGTGGGATCCCGACcctcactttgggaaccactggtttagGTGGCCATCTTATAGAGTTACATTTATATAGCTAATCATTtctttaattataaaattactGATTTGACTGACGGAATGCTTTATGTAATTTATAAATCAAACATTAAAGTTCTCAGGAAAGTGTTGCAAGCTATGAAATTgtattattagtactattattatcagtattagcagtgttagtaataatattattattgataataataataataataataacaataagtcaAGTCATTAAAATTTATCTAAAAACcacaaaactaaataataacAGGGAAGTTTAACTTTCTGGACTCAACAAAGGAGCAGTAACACCTTGTTTACCTACATGTTCTTCACAGGAACTTCCAGAACGATGCAACAGGATCTGTGCAAGAAATTGGCTTTGAGGAATTCCTTACAGTCATGTCGTATTTCAGAGCACCAGCTCATCATATCACAGAGGAGCAGAGAGAAGAGATCAGGAGAGCCAAACTGCGCTGTAAGTGCATGCAGAATACACTATTGACATTCAAAACATTCTCTGGAAACAAGGATGATAGAGATAAAATGCCAAGGAAGAGAGTTATGAA
This Danio aesculapii chromosome 5, fDanAes4.1, whole genome shotgun sequence DNA region includes the following protein-coding sequences:
- the tescb gene encoding tescalcin b; amino-acid sequence: MGSFQSLPDDHQYHTLSQKTGFSLEQIGILHNRFKQLSQNEETLRRDDLKTIQDLESNPIRSQIIEAFFDKRNFQNDATGSVQEIGFEEFLTVMSYFRAPAHHITEEQREEIRRAKLRFLFNMHDTDNDGTITLEEYRHVVEELLSRSGALGRETAKGIADAAMLEVASITVGPMAPDEFYEGITFEQFLKILKGVEIETRMHIRFLNMDTTVLCK